GCACTTGGTCAGCCctgtaattaaaataactatacaCTAGCTTAGTCTGTGCCTGgtataaacaaaaacaacataacCATCTTCCCCATACAGAAAGCAACGTCCATATGAGATTAAAGCTATCAACCCACATAGCCACAAAAACCTTTCCACACATAccctataaaataaaaacgccAGAATATATAACAAAGACAATTATGAAAGCCATCTCTAAAGACCCGAAGTGCCAGCAAACCAAACGCCCATTATTATTCCACCGGTTAAACAAAATATCAAGCGTCGCAAAGACTCTTAAGGCCCAAGAAATAACTAAAAccataatacccataaccccaAAGAACAAACAACAAAGAGAAAACCAGCACAGCCTTTTATATTGATCCCAAATTTCCCTTTCTCCACACCAGAGAATTTTCCCGATAATACTATATCTTTCCGAATTGAAACTTTCACACTCAATCTCGTAATTGTATCGCTAATCCGTTATCGTCCATAATATTTCATTACCAATTCCACAATGGATCCCAATTCTCCATACCCCAATGAAACCAGATCCGTGATTGATTCTCCCTATTCTTTCCAAACAAAAGAAAGTCATAGTAGTGAAGTAATCAGAGGTTATACCTTTATTATCCTGCAATTTCGTCTTGATGATGACCGAAATCGAGAGCAGCTTCGCTATTATCCTGATTTTCCTTAGTGTCCCCAATTCCCCTTTTCCTCTTATCACTTCAAATCTCCCGAGATCTGAAAGAAATCTCTTTTTCGTATCTATATAAATCTTATCTTAATGATTTTCTATTCCAATCCAAACCTCCTCACCGATTCCGGGATCCCATCGCTGACAGAACATCAAAACCCTAGATCACTTCTTGAGTCGCCGTCTTCtcttttccagaaaaaaaaattaacctatTAGAAAGCACTAAATTTAATCTTATcgtgtgtttatatattattttgtaatttttaactattacaataaattttataatttgttatattttcaaagaaaaactcTCTAGCTAAAAATTTATGTATCCTGTAATAGTTGGatccatttaaatattttatcgttcttaatcttttcttttataaattttgatacaaGTTTATGTTGGaacgaaatatgaaaaaacAGCCAACATGAAAAAAACAACCCATCGTGCTCTTCCCTTTTTTGCTTTTCTCCCAATTCAACGTGGGAAAGTCAATGCAGTATTATAGTTGTCTCTATAATATTAACCATTTTAAATATTGctacatcaattttttttgaaacatggTTCAGAAAAGTTCGGTATCTTACCATGGATGAAAGTTATATGTCCGAAAAAAgcagaaatataatatatgtgccCCTTCCCTCATTGGTGAAACTACTCTGGATTGCTAAAAATCCCACACCATAGAACTTAAATCACAGAATTCATTTTATTAGACACATAAATTTAATCtcttatattaattaagaagcattacaatatttttttgtactcatatgtcatcactatgatgattcttagaatctttagagaaatatgttggtccatctaaacatataataagtttttttattcaactaacaataaattcattattaatgttcttcattattttcttaataaaaattacggaattgcctaatgtggctaaagtatatattataattaataattttgaataataaaaatttgattaaaaaaatagtgtatcttctatcatatttgtataattttaaactattaaaataaattaaacaaacaaactaataatataataaaaaattaaatttttctgtatatgctatattttgaatttaaaaaaactataaattactaaaactattaaaagtctgacactcaaattttatgatccatggtttaaattttttttaagacaagatacaaatgattacaaaattatagaagtagaaagtctcatttaaactatataccatataaaatacaaaaatattttaattttaaaatttactttaaaccatatttttgataaatgctttgaaaaatattgataacttaaattatttttaaatataaattaccaaaatCATTAATCccaaattttgttatcaataatttaaagtttttgctataaaagatacaaatgataaaaaaaacatatgagtagaaaccatcatttaatagattaaaattaaaaatatactatatatatgttaatatcatttaaatttaattatttaccatatcaaatagaaaaatattgtttgaattaataaaatttatttatatatccgCACCAATtcaattatatacgtaatagttactgatttttaattattcaatatatatttattatttcataatatgtaaaaaatagaatacataaaataatttatatataatgttcagcTCGGgtaaggcgcggatcttaacctagtatgtCATATTGTGGAAGCCCCTTCATTAATGTTGTATACTAAGAGGTACGAGTTTCGATCAACAACTATGATGATACAAAAAGGTATCAACAACTATTTTTTTCCTAAGTTATCTAATCTAAATTTGACTATTACATACatgtttaatattattgttttattacttTAATCCTaaagaaatttatatttcaGGAACGacttattaaaatatagttaaaactaattatatcacgtatgatattttatatgcaagcaaaaagaaatatatatatatatattgacaaacaaaaattgataatttaaatgCAAACAAAACCTCACCCGTGCTTAGCACGGGATGATATACTAGTAAGATATGAAACTAATGTGACAAGTCATATAATATATGTCATACGTCTTGTACCATGTAGGACAGCATTTTCATCACTGAAAAactgaaagttttctttaaaaatattaatattatgtcTATATTTTTGAAGTACTTATACTAttagttaaaagaaaaatacaattttcagtcattcatatattatatgattcactatagaaatttttatattttaaaaataaataaaacagatgaataaagataaaaaaaattgaatgaatcCTATGAAAATTTAGGTTTGTAACTTTGAAACTGCTttttacattaatataaatcttctaacacatatataatcacgcataataaaaattattataaaataactaatagtAGCATAATAACACTACTTCACTATCACACTAActattatcaaaataaacatatcttttTGCAAACTCAAAATAAACTTATATTGTTGTTATATATTCACAAAAATCAGAATTTTAATCAGAATTTCTTTTGTTAACTTAGCCAAAGTGGCTAAAAATGCTTATTACCAATGGGGCCCAGTTTAAGGTGAATGAATGTGTTAGGATTTcacatcaaaattttgaatagacaaacaatatatagtatataaaatgtttGAGCTAAcaaacttattattatatatcaattGGTTTCCGGGTTAAAACTCGAAGACTCTTAGGGCAACATTATCGGGCGGCCCTAAGCCCGTCCCTTACCGAATTTGggctgaaaaataaataaaaaagaaaagattttgaTGGGTTCGGCCCTAAGCTAAGGGATTTTTGGACGCGTCCCGTGAGCTACGTGGCAGCGTAGGAGTGGAGGATGTATTCGAGATTGAAGGGGTGCCCTAGTCGGCTTGATTCTTCATTCTTCTCGCAAATCAGTCGTCTTCTTCAATCTCCGATGGCGACACCGCGAGCTCCAAAAGCGAAGTAAAATCAAACCGAGAATCGCTCACATCAATACCGTTGGCTAACTCCACCTGCCTCGGTTCGCTTCCGCGTGGGAGATTCATTGGCGACTTCAGTCCTTTTGACATCGTTGCAGAATCGACCCAATAAGGTATGTCTTTAAAACCGAGTAGGACTGTGTAGATTCACTGGTTGATTTGAAACCGAGTAGGATTTGAAAttatgtttgatttgattttgtcGTCTCTTGTGATATAGCTTCTATGGTCGGTTCTTGTGATTGAAGTGGTGGTTTggtatagatatataaaaaacgtaTAGATTATATGATTCTATGGTTCTTTATGCATGCAAAAAACGTATAGATTCTATAGATTCTATGGTTCTTTATGTTACATGCTTGCAAAATGTATGATTTATGTTTGGTTGTATGGTCGGCTCCagtcttgtgtagatttatGATGGTTGTATGGTCGGCTCCAGTCTTGtgatttatgatttatgtttGGTTGTATGGTCGGCTCCAGTTCTTTATGCTTGCAAAAACGTATAGATTCTATAGATTCTATGGTTCTTTATGTTAAATGCTTGCAAAATGtatgatttttgtttggttgTATGGTCGGCTCCAGGTTTggtatagatatataaaaaacgtaTAGATTCACAAGATTCTATGGTTCTTTATGTTACATGCTTGCAAAATGTATGATTTATGTTTGGTTGTATGGTCGGCTATAGATTCTATGGTTGTTTCATGGTTGCAAAATGTCTGTTAAAATGTGaagtttttttaacaaattagaATTAGAATTGTGGTTTACTTCTTCAATAGATTGCAATGAGGGAAATCGTTTATGTTGTTAATGTTACCTATATTAGCTGGATTGCAATGAGGCACTGTCGTCCTGAGTTGATAGCGTAGATAGGTTAATAACTTCAGATTAGACATATCTTGTTTATGGTTAGTCTTTATGAGGAAAACTTAATACTCTTCACCTGCTAACTCCCATCTCATTCCCTTTAAATTTATacacttctttctctcttctatcATCTCATATTCTACAACTCTCTCTCAAATCTTTATCTGTTATAACTCGTATGGATCCACGAAACTATCAAACCCCGTCCTCTAGTTACGTAGGACTGCTTAACGGTCAAGATGGTAGTGGTCTGaatgaaaactttccttatCAAAGGTTTCATTCAAGTGTTAACTATGGAGAATCTGAGATGCCTCCCTTCAGTTCACAACAAGCTGAACACACGCCAGTAGAGCGTCATGTTAGACGCAAATGGAGCCCAGCTGATGATGAGGTACTTATCTCTGCTTGGCTTAACACTTCGAAGGATGCCATAGTTGGAAATGAACAGAAGTTGGGGAAGTTCTGGAAGCGGGTTGGAGAGTATTTTACAGAGAGTCCACATGGTCAAGAGGATGGTGAAAGGAGAGGGGATCTTACTTGTAAGAAGAGGTGGCACAGAATAAACGACCAGGTTACCAAGTTCTGTGGGGCATACTCAGCAGCAGAGAGACAAATAGGCAGTGGTGAGAGTGACACTGATGTTCTCAAGAAGGCTCACGACATCTTCTACTCTGATCAACAAACCAAGTTCACCCTTGAGCATGCTTGGTGTGTGTTACGTTTTGAACAAAAATGGCTAAGCCTTAACACTCCAAAAGCCACTGCCAGTTCAaagaggaaggatggtgagatAGATCCAAGCACCACTGTCCTTGATCAGGAGGTCCGGCCTGAAGGTTGCAAGGCCGCTAAGCAAAAAAGGTCGACTGTTCAAGGGAAGTCTGTTGCTGACTATACGACCATATGGGAAATGAAGAAAGAGGATTTGGCTATGAAGGAGAGACTGTCAATGCTAGCCATACTAGACAGTCTCCTCGCCAGGAAAGAACCATTAACTGAGCCGGAGGAAGGTGTGAAGAATAAGCTCTTAGCCAAGTATTTCTAAAAGATTAGGATACAATCTATGTTTTAGTATGTGTTGAATTTGCTTCTATGTCTTTTAAATTCTCTGTTTTAAGTACTCTAATGTAGTTCCTACGGCTGTTGATTGCTTAAATGCGTAATATTAACTAagtctttttaatttcttttgttgcTTGTCTTCCTTGTCTTGATTATGTGTCATCTGCAACCACAATAAGAATTCGTAAGTGTTTAGCATACTGCAAACAACTTATATAATTACTAATTACTATGTGTTTATGCAGGTGGACTTGAAGATGGGACTTGACTACTCCTACAGCCAGCCTTCCCAGTCAGACGACCTATTTGGAAACTCAGACGACGGTGGCTACAGCGAGACAGAAGATCTCATTAGACGTGACCAAGTTGAGCTAGGGTCTCAGGGTCGTAGTCAGGTTCAATATCCGCCCCAACCAGAGGTTGAGTATGGGTTCCCACAGACTTGCTATTGTGGTGCAACGCCTCTCCTTGCAACATCTACCACTCGGAATGATCCAGGTTAAGTAATAGTATTGCTACTGTGGTGCTTATTTAGTTGGATAAGTAGTCTTGCATAAGTTTTCTGCGTGTGTGCTCATATAGTCTTGAATAAGTTGTGACCATTATCTGCGTGTGTGCTCACCACAGGTAGAAGATACTACACATGTGAGAACGTGGACGATGGCGAGTGCCAtgtttggaaatggtgggatgtcGCCGTGATGGAAGAGATGAGAGCCAGAGATAGACATGTGCTTCAGCTATCGGAAAAGGTAGAAAACCTTTCACTTTACAGTGAATATGAGACTGACCAGCGGCTCGCTAGAGTAGAGAAAATCGTGTCTGATATAGGCAAGGAACAATCGAAGGTTAGGCAGGGATTTGAGTACTTTGTTGTGGTCATGCTTGTCGTCACAGTTTTAATGGCCTTTCTGTTTATGGTTAAGTAAATGAAGATGGTGTTGTGTTATGTGTATCTGAATCATTTCCTTTAATCGACATTATGTAtgaattataaagttattatCTAAAAGGAAGACATATAGTTATGGttaagtaaattatttttttgttatgtttgaaTGTTTGACATCATCacattatgtatatttataaagttattatCTAAAAGGAAGACATATAGAGAGTCACAAGACTATATGACTCGTGATCTTCCCCTATATGAGAGTCACAAGATGAATTAAAGAGTCAGAACAAGTACCTTGCATTGTTTGTTTGTATCACGGGAAATATACGAGAGTCACAAGATGAATTAAAGAGTCACAAGGTGAACTAAAGACCAACTATAAGTAAGACACATCTTATTTTATAAACACTTGAACTTCTCTCtttcatatcttcttctctcttttataAAATGGCTTCTTCCTCCCATTATCATTACCATcaagctgatgatgatgaacttgATACCgtatttgatgatatatttgaagATCTTGATCCTATTCCCGAACCAAAAGAGCGAAAAAAACGGATTTTTATCGAGAGAAACCGGGAAGATGGTCACAACAAgctttggaatgattattttagcgaCACTCCAACATATCCGCACTATTTGTTCCGCCGACgatttcgaatgaacaagccattgttcttatatattgtgCATCGTCTATCTACTGAAGTTGAGTATTTTCAACCAAAACAAGATGCAACCGGACGGTCGGGTATTTCTCCTCTCCAGAAATGTACCGCAGCAATTCGTCAATTGGCGTATGGTGGTGGAGCTGATCCCGTAGACGAATATTTAAGACTTGGTGAAACAACATCTCGGAAATGTTTGCACCATTTTGCCGCCGGCATAATCCACTTGTTTGACGATGAATACCTCAGACGTCCCACACCAGAGGATCTTCAGAGACTACTCCATGTTGGTGAACAACGGGGATTTCCCGGGATGGTTGGAAGcattgactgtatgcattgggagtggaagaattgccccactgcttggaaaggaatgtattcacgaggaaccggaaaaccaacaattgtgttggaggccgttgcttcatatgacctctggatatggcacgcattttttggagctccaggtacttTGAACGATCTCAATATTCTGGACagatcacctgtttttgatgacattattaacggGAATGCTCCTCAAGTAAACTTCTGTGTCAACGGAAGGGAATACAATTTGGCGTACTATCTGACTGATGGTATCTATCCAAAATGggcgacttttattcaatctatacGACTGCCACAAGGTGCCCAAAATTCTTTATTTGCTCAAAGCCAAGAATCCgttcgaaaagatgtcgagTGTGCCTTTGGGGTCCTGCAAGCTAGGTTTGCCATTGTTAGAAATCCTTCTAATTTATgggataaaaataaaatatcaaatattatgagagcatgtctaatactccataatatgattgtccaAGATGAACGAAACTCAAACACTCTTGAAGAATTTCAAGATGACGATTTCACATATACCGTCAAAAAGGCTACAAGACCCGGCAATATAATTACTCGTCGTAAAGAAGTTCGGGATCCACATATCCATCAACAATTAAAACAAGATTTCATTGAACATATATGGGATAAATTTGGAcattttccaaataacatataatgttATTTGCTTCTatgttatttatcaattaaataaaatgtttgtatgATTTTAATTAAGATGTTTTGTATAATTTGTTTAACAACTTTGGAAaatcttttctattttattttaatgttatatctatttatatgtaatttatgaatcattgattattaaaaaaaaattaatttactaagGGACTTTATAGAGTCCCACcaataatctaatttttaagGAAAAACCCTTAATTTTATCCTTAACTCCTAAGGACCCAAAATCAAGGACCACCTATAATGTTGCTCTTATCAGTTCTTAGGTTTGTGACGATGACATATCGTTATTGTGGTGTCCGAGATACCCCATTTTCATACAAGCCACGCTTATTTATGGACGTCTCTTTCCATAGTTCCACTCAAAAGCCAAGCttgttatcttctcctacgtCTTTTATAAAAATGTGTCCCTATTATTTTCATTATGCTTATGGTCCCCTACCTTTTTCCTTCTTCCtactttgatgattattctCTACGGTCATCTTAGGTCCATAGAGAATCTAATATCCGAGAAAGATacatatctattttaatatttgaatgatCTCTTCCCATGAATTGAAAACATTTATATAGTTGGTACAATGTTTACCTAAATTGAAGacatttatatagtttttttttggtctaaaagaCATTTATATAGTTGGTACAATGTTCTTGACAAAcgttaaataaaacttttaagtaattcttttttttttgaattatacagggTATCCTGACCCCACAAAAGTGGTCCAGATTAGTCACGTGCTGCCACATGTCGGTCCCCTATCCCtggcgatgccgaaatgttaattccccAGTGACCGAGACTCGAACCCTGGTGGCTTCACCGTATTGGACTTTTTTCCTCATGTTAATCACCACCAGACCACAAGCCTTGGTTTTTATGTAATTCTTTACCAGTGTTTCTCTGACTTCAGTAGATTTAAGTTTTGTAAGTAAATATATGGCTTTAgtaagaatataattttttaagaatgtAATTTCTCTTTAGTGGTTCTTATTAGAAAGCACTAAATTTAATCTtattgtgtgtttatatattattttgtaatttttaactattacaataaattttataatttgttatattttcaaagaaaaactcGCTAGCTAAAAATTTATGTATCGTGTAATAGTTGGatccatttaaatattttatcgttcttaatcttttcttttataaattttgatacaaGTTTATGTtggaacaaaatatgaaaaaacagCCAACATGAAACAGCTAAGATCATTTCCGAAGCATCTCATgagcaataagaatattatcagagaTCAACCTTCCTGCCACAAAAACCGACTGAGTTTCGGAAATGAGCAatggaaaataaattttcagCCGCTGGCATAAAACCTTCGAGAT
The Brassica oleracea var. oleracea cultivar TO1000 unplaced genomic scaffold, BOL UnpScaffold00826, whole genome shotgun sequence DNA segment above includes these coding regions:
- the LOC106320126 gene encoding glutathione S-transferase T3-like → MDPRNYQTPSSSYVGLLNGQDGSGLNENFPYQRFHSSVNYGESEMPPFSSQQAEHTPVERHVRRKWSPADDEVLISAWLNTSKDAIVGNEQKLGKFWKRVGEYFTESPHGQEDGERRGDLTCKKRWHRINDQVTKFCGAYSAAERQIGSGESDTDVLKKAHDIFYSDQQTKFTLEHAWCVLRFEQKWLSLNTPKATASSKRKDGEIDPSTTVLDQEVRPEGCKAAKQKRSTVQGKSVADYTTIWEMKKEDLAMKERLSMLAILDSLLARKEPLTEPEEGVKNKLLAKYF
- the LOC106320127 gene encoding uncharacterized protein LOC106320127, coding for MASSSHYHYHQADDDELDTVFDDIFEDLDPIPEPKERKKRIFIERNREDGHNKLWNDYFSDTPTYPHYLFRRRFRMNKPLFLYIVHRLSTEVEYFQPKQDATGRSGISPLQKCTAAIRQLAYGGGADPVDEYLRLGETTSRKCLHHFAAGIIHLFDDEYLRRPTPEDLQRLLHVGEQRGFPGMVGSIDCMHWEWKNCPTAWKGMYSRGTGKPTIVLEAVASYDLWIWHAFFGAPGTLNDLNILDRSPVFDDIINGNAPQVNFCVNGREYNLAYYLTDGIYPKWATFIQSIRLPQGAQNSLFAQSQESVRKDVECAFGVLQARFAIVRNPSNLWDKNKISNIMRACLILHNMIVQDERNSNTLEEFQDDDFTYTVKKATRPGYPDPTKVVQISHVLPHVGPLSLAMPKC